In the genome of Candidatus Microbacterium phytovorans, one region contains:
- the murJ gene encoding murein biosynthesis integral membrane protein MurJ, producing the protein MASLGRASALVGAGTLVSRITGLVRNIVLAAAVGVVMAGAGDAFAIANQLPNSIYALISSGLLAGVVVPQIVSAVRTHDDRGSAFVSKLLTLGVIALGAVAVVAVIAAPLLVQLYGAALPPATQALTLALAYWCLPQLFFYGLYALVGEVLNARRIFGPYAWSPIVNNIVSIIGFGAFIWIFGPQRSAIGWTPEMVALLGGTATLGIVLQAGILLLFWRRAGLQVRPDFRWRGIGLRHIGRLAGWTFLMVIVGQLAALVQVRSVGAASEAAAAVASMQTAWLLFMLPFSVIVVSLGTPYYTQLSEHVAEGRTDAVTADLAALTRTIGVFMVGILVAMIVAAVPLARIFTDDPEGAVSLAWVLAAYLVALLPLSFQFGLQRTFYALRDTRTPFFYTLVQAILVVATALIASATLPVQWLAVGIALGQSSANIVQFALAIVLLRRKLGRPLGLGGAVRSVVRFLLAAIPAAGAGWLTFELLGGVAGWPASDRFAGFLAAAIIGAVTLLVYVVFLAILRAPELQTALRAVRRFLPGR; encoded by the coding sequence ATGGCTAGCCTCGGCCGGGCGAGCGCCCTCGTCGGCGCCGGCACGCTCGTGTCGCGCATCACGGGACTCGTCCGCAACATCGTGCTCGCCGCCGCCGTCGGTGTCGTCATGGCCGGCGCGGGCGACGCGTTCGCTATCGCCAACCAGCTCCCCAACAGCATCTACGCGCTGATCTCGTCGGGATTGCTCGCCGGCGTCGTCGTGCCGCAGATCGTGTCCGCCGTGCGCACCCACGACGACCGCGGCAGCGCGTTCGTGTCGAAGCTCCTCACCCTCGGCGTGATCGCCCTCGGCGCCGTCGCCGTGGTGGCGGTCATCGCTGCGCCGCTGCTCGTGCAGCTGTACGGCGCGGCGCTCCCGCCCGCGACCCAGGCGCTGACGCTCGCCCTGGCCTACTGGTGCCTGCCGCAGCTCTTCTTCTACGGCCTGTATGCCCTCGTGGGCGAAGTGCTCAACGCGCGCCGCATCTTCGGTCCGTACGCGTGGTCGCCGATCGTGAACAACATCGTCTCGATCATCGGGTTCGGGGCGTTCATCTGGATCTTCGGACCGCAGCGCTCCGCGATCGGCTGGACCCCCGAGATGGTCGCGCTGCTCGGCGGCACCGCCACCCTCGGCATCGTGCTGCAGGCCGGCATCCTTCTGCTGTTCTGGCGACGCGCGGGCCTGCAGGTGCGCCCCGACTTCCGCTGGCGCGGGATCGGCCTGCGCCACATCGGCCGCCTCGCCGGGTGGACCTTCCTCATGGTCATCGTGGGGCAGCTCGCCGCGCTCGTGCAGGTGCGGTCGGTGGGCGCCGCGTCCGAGGCGGCCGCGGCCGTCGCGTCGATGCAGACCGCGTGGCTGCTGTTCATGCTGCCGTTCTCGGTGATCGTCGTCTCCCTCGGCACCCCGTACTACACGCAGCTCAGCGAGCACGTCGCGGAGGGACGAACGGATGCCGTCACCGCCGACCTCGCCGCGCTGACGCGCACGATCGGCGTGTTCATGGTCGGCATCCTCGTGGCGATGATCGTCGCCGCCGTGCCCCTCGCCCGCATCTTCACCGACGACCCCGAGGGCGCCGTGTCGCTCGCGTGGGTGCTGGCCGCGTACCTCGTCGCCCTGCTGCCGCTGTCGTTCCAGTTCGGCCTCCAGCGCACCTTCTACGCCCTGCGCGACACGCGCACCCCGTTCTTCTACACGCTGGTCCAGGCGATCCTCGTCGTCGCGACGGCTCTCATCGCCTCCGCGACCCTTCCCGTGCAGTGGCTCGCGGTCGGCATCGCGCTGGGTCAGTCCTCGGCCAACATCGTCCAGTTCGCCCTCGCGATCGTTCTCCTCCGCCGCAAGCTCGGCCGCCCGCTGGGGCTCGGCGGGGCCGTCCGCTCCGTGGTGCGATTCCTCCTGGCCGCGATCCCCGCCGCAGGCGCCGGGTGGCTGACGTTCGAGCTGCTGGGCGGCGTCGCCGGCTGGCCGGCATCCGATCGGTTCGCGGGGTTCCTCGCGGCCGCGATCATCGGCGCCGTCACCCTCCTCGTGTACGTCGTGTTCCTCGCGATCCTGCGCGCTCCAGAGCTGCAGACGGCCCTGCGGGCGGTGCGCCGCTTCCTCCCCGGGCGCTGA
- the trxB gene encoding thioredoxin-disulfide reductase, with translation MRQVIIIGSGPAGYTAAIYAARANLEPLLIASSVEAGGELMNTTEVENFPGFPEGIMGPDLMTKMQEQAERFGTEVVYDDVTEVDFSGRVKKITLGSGATHEADAIVYATGSAPRKIGIEGEARLSGHGVSYCATCDGFFFRERVIAVVGGGDSAMEEATFLTKFASKVYVIHRREELRASKIMQERAFANEKIEFVWNSAVVDVLGEDAVTGVVLEDTTDGSRRELALDGLFVAIGNDPRTHLVHGTLDLTEHGTIWVDGRSSRTSVPGVFAAGDVIDPTYRQAVTAAGSGTVAALDVEHYLASLADAGAPAVDASPIDGLPEAAVA, from the coding sequence GTGCGGCAGGTCATCATCATCGGATCGGGTCCGGCGGGATACACCGCGGCGATCTACGCCGCCCGCGCCAACCTCGAACCGCTGCTCATCGCCAGCTCGGTCGAGGCCGGCGGCGAGCTCATGAACACGACCGAGGTCGAGAACTTCCCCGGGTTCCCCGAGGGCATCATGGGCCCCGACCTCATGACGAAGATGCAGGAGCAGGCCGAGCGCTTCGGCACCGAGGTCGTCTACGACGACGTCACCGAGGTCGACTTCTCCGGCCGCGTCAAGAAGATCACGCTGGGCTCGGGTGCCACGCACGAAGCGGATGCCATCGTCTATGCGACCGGGTCCGCACCGCGCAAGATCGGCATCGAGGGCGAGGCGCGGCTCTCCGGTCACGGCGTCTCGTACTGCGCCACGTGTGACGGATTCTTCTTCCGCGAGCGCGTCATCGCCGTCGTCGGCGGCGGCGACTCCGCGATGGAGGAGGCCACCTTCCTCACGAAGTTCGCGTCGAAGGTCTACGTCATCCACCGTCGCGAAGAGCTGCGTGCGTCGAAGATCATGCAGGAGCGCGCCTTCGCGAACGAGAAGATCGAGTTCGTGTGGAACAGCGCCGTGGTCGACGTCCTCGGTGAGGATGCCGTCACCGGCGTCGTCCTCGAAGACACCACCGACGGCTCGCGTCGTGAACTGGCGCTCGACGGCCTGTTCGTCGCGATCGGCAACGACCCGCGCACGCACCTCGTCCACGGCACGCTCGACCTCACCGAGCACGGCACGATCTGGGTCGACGGCCGCTCGTCGCGCACGTCGGTGCCCGGCGTGTTCGCCGCGGGCGACGTCATCGACCCGACGTACCGCCAGGCGGTCACTGCCGCCGGCAGCGGAACCGTCGCGGCCCTCGACGTGGAGCACTACCTGGCATCCCTCGCCGACGCCGGGGCCCCCGCCGTCGACGCGTCGCCGATCGACGGTCTCCCCGAGGCCGCCGTCGCCTGA
- the trxA gene encoding thioredoxin has product MTAKATNESTWQQDVIDAEGPILVDFWAEWCGPCRMVGPILDEIQSENGDKITVLKLNVDENPNLAMKYQITSIPAMKVFNKGEVEKTIIGAKPKFALEQDLAAYIG; this is encoded by the coding sequence ATGACCGCAAAGGCCACCAACGAGAGCACCTGGCAGCAGGATGTCATCGACGCAGAGGGCCCCATCCTCGTGGACTTCTGGGCCGAGTGGTGTGGTCCGTGTCGCATGGTCGGACCGATCCTCGACGAGATCCAGTCCGAGAACGGCGACAAGATCACGGTCCTCAAGCTCAACGTCGACGAGAACCCGAACCTCGCCATGAAGTACCAGATCACCTCGATCCCGGCGATGAAGGTGTTCAACAAGGGTGAGGTCGAGAAGACGATCATCGGCGCGAAGCCGAAGTTCGCCCTCGAGCAGGACCTCGCCGCCTACATCGGCTGA
- a CDS encoding tryptophan synthase subunit alpha yields the protein MTDDPRVPRRASLELLRAEAGDELSVLIEERLRDGQDPWEFMEDLPSVDELVVLTLRAENIASDGGVRPTAARNYRVLRQIAMEYPPLTRAVWRLLGSEPHRAWDASVREAS from the coding sequence GTGACCGACGACCCCCGCGTTCCACGCCGCGCCAGCCTGGAGCTGTTGCGCGCCGAGGCGGGCGACGAGCTCTCGGTGCTCATCGAGGAGCGGCTGCGCGATGGGCAGGACCCGTGGGAGTTCATGGAAGATCTCCCCTCGGTCGACGAACTCGTCGTCCTCACGCTCCGCGCCGAGAACATCGCCTCGGACGGCGGAGTGCGTCCCACGGCCGCCCGCAACTATCGCGTGCTGCGCCAGATCGCCATGGAGTACCCGCCGCTCACGCGCGCTGTCTGGCGGCTGCTCGGGAGCGAGCCGCACCGCGCGTGGGACGCGTCGGTGCGCGAAGCCTCCTGA
- a CDS encoding ParB/RepB/Spo0J family partition protein codes for MAKRTGLGRGIGALIPTAESSEARPVDVFFPGAPSAVVEEETAELLAIPGTRLIEIDPHDIVPNPRQPRTHFDADDLAELVHSVREFGVLQPVVVRTNEDGKYELIMGERRTRASREAGLTSIPAIVRDTSDENLLRDALLENLHRSQLNPLEEASAYQQLLDDFGITQEELATRIGRSRPQISNTIRLLRLPVPVQQRVAAGVLSAGHARAILSLDDAEAMQRLADKIVNEDLSVRAAEAASKAPDAGPRRVAPKAGARRAHLDDVAQRLGDRLNTTVKISLNAKKGQINIDFATIQDLNRILAELGETEYGSF; via the coding sequence ATGGCGAAGCGAACTGGTCTCGGCCGCGGCATCGGCGCGCTGATCCCCACGGCGGAGAGTTCCGAGGCGCGTCCGGTCGACGTGTTCTTCCCGGGTGCACCCTCGGCTGTCGTCGAGGAGGAGACCGCGGAGCTGCTGGCCATCCCGGGCACGCGCCTCATCGAGATCGATCCTCACGACATCGTTCCGAACCCCCGTCAGCCGCGCACGCACTTCGACGCGGACGATCTGGCCGAGCTCGTCCACAGCGTCCGTGAGTTCGGCGTGCTGCAGCCCGTCGTCGTGCGTACCAACGAAGACGGCAAGTACGAGCTCATCATGGGTGAGCGACGGACGAGGGCGTCCCGCGAAGCGGGGCTCACGTCCATCCCGGCGATCGTCCGCGACACGTCGGACGAGAACCTCTTGCGCGACGCGCTCCTCGAGAACCTCCACCGCTCACAGCTCAATCCGCTCGAAGAGGCGTCCGCTTATCAGCAGCTGCTCGACGACTTCGGCATCACGCAGGAGGAACTCGCCACCCGCATCGGTCGCTCGCGTCCGCAGATCAGTAACACGATCCGCCTCCTGCGCCTGCCGGTACCCGTGCAGCAGCGGGTCGCGGCCGGTGTCCTCAGCGCCGGTCACGCTCGTGCGATCCTGTCGCTCGACGACGCGGAGGCCATGCAGCGCCTCGCCGACAAGATCGTCAACGAAGACCTCTCGGTGCGCGCGGCGGAGGCCGCCTCGAAGGCTCCGGATGCCGGTCCGCGTCGCGTCGCTCCGAAGGCCGGCGCCCGTCGCGCCCACCTGGATGACGTCGCCCAGCGGCTCGGCGACCGACTCAACACGACGGTGAAGATCTCTTTGAACGCGAAAAAAGGCCAGATCAACATCGATTTCGCCACCATTCAGGATCTCAACCGCATTCTCGCGGAACTCGGCGAGACCGAGTACGGATCCTTCTGA
- a CDS encoding ParA family protein has translation MQVPDLENSTSSAPFSFDDSPIARELADLTSRRKALEGVEVDFTGPARIITVSNQKGGVGKTTTTVNIASALASLGARVLVVDLDPQGNASTALGVPHTADIPSVYDVLIDEFPLADIVQTSPESDLLLCAPSTIHLAGAEIELVSQVAREHRLRTALEDYLATAEQPPQFVIVDCPPSLGLLTINAFTAADELMIPIQCEYYALEGLSQLLGSVRMIQKHLNPRLHLSTILLTMYDGRTRLAQQVADEVRSHFPREVLATVIPRSVRVSEAPSFGQTVIAYDGASAGAVAYREAAVEIARRGHQHNDEETT, from the coding sequence ATGCAGGTGCCGGATCTGGAGAACTCGACGTCCTCCGCACCCTTCTCCTTCGATGACAGTCCGATCGCGCGCGAGCTCGCCGATCTGACGTCTCGCCGAAAGGCGCTGGAGGGCGTGGAGGTCGACTTCACCGGTCCCGCCCGGATCATCACGGTCTCGAACCAGAAGGGCGGCGTGGGGAAGACGACCACAACCGTCAACATCGCATCGGCCCTGGCATCCCTGGGCGCGCGTGTGCTGGTGGTGGACCTCGACCCGCAGGGCAACGCCTCGACGGCGCTCGGTGTGCCGCACACGGCCGACATCCCCAGCGTGTACGACGTGCTGATCGATGAGTTCCCGCTCGCCGACATCGTGCAGACGAGTCCGGAGTCCGACCTCCTGCTCTGCGCTCCGTCGACCATCCACCTCGCGGGCGCGGAGATCGAGCTCGTCTCGCAGGTGGCGCGTGAGCACCGCCTACGCACGGCGCTGGAGGACTACCTCGCGACGGCCGAACAGCCTCCGCAGTTCGTCATCGTGGACTGCCCGCCGTCGCTCGGCCTGCTGACGATCAACGCTTTCACCGCCGCCGACGAGCTCATGATCCCCATTCAGTGCGAGTACTACGCCCTCGAGGGCCTCAGCCAGCTTCTCGGCAGCGTGCGGATGATCCAGAAGCACCTCAACCCGCGCCTGCACCTGTCGACGATCCTTCTGACCATGTACGACGGCCGGACACGGCTGGCCCAGCAGGTCGCCGACGAGGTGCGTTCGCACTTCCCGCGAGAGGTGCTCGCGACCGTCATCCCGCGTTCCGTGCGTGTCTCGGAGGCTCCGAGCTTCGGGCAGACCGTCATCGCCTACGATGGGGCGTCAGCCGGCGCCGTGGCCTATCGCGAAGCAGCCGTGGAGATCGCCCGGCGCGGACATCAGCACAACGACGAGGAGACCACCTGA
- the rsmG gene encoding 16S rRNA (guanine(527)-N(7))-methyltransferase RsmG, which translates to MIEIEPEPASAALVFGDRLDVARAFTAALGEHGEERGLIGPLEPPRLWTRHILNSAVAAPLFAPGARVGDIGSGAGLPGLVLAIARPDVEWVLIEPMERRVAWLDEQVAALGLSNVEVVRARAEDWKRGPVLDAVTARAVSALRTLVPLVAPLVRDGGELVLLKGANAANEIDAAEKVIRRYRLTNVRVEPIGEGVIEEPTRVIRATVR; encoded by the coding sequence ATGATCGAGATCGAGCCGGAGCCGGCATCCGCGGCGCTCGTCTTCGGTGATCGCCTTGACGTGGCGCGGGCTTTCACCGCGGCACTCGGTGAGCACGGCGAAGAGCGCGGCTTGATCGGACCCCTGGAGCCGCCGCGGCTCTGGACGCGTCACATCCTGAACAGCGCGGTCGCGGCTCCGCTCTTCGCGCCCGGAGCCCGCGTCGGTGACATTGGGTCCGGTGCAGGTCTTCCCGGCCTCGTGTTGGCGATCGCGCGACCCGACGTGGAATGGGTGCTCATCGAGCCGATGGAACGTCGTGTGGCGTGGCTGGACGAACAGGTCGCGGCATTGGGTCTGTCCAACGTCGAGGTCGTACGAGCGCGGGCTGAGGACTGGAAGCGCGGCCCGGTGCTGGATGCCGTCACCGCACGCGCGGTGAGCGCCCTGCGCACCCTCGTTCCGCTGGTGGCACCCCTGGTACGTGACGGCGGAGAGCTGGTGCTTCTCAAGGGTGCCAACGCCGCGAATGAGATCGACGCGGCCGAGAAGGTCATTCGTAGGTACCGCTTGACCAATGTCCGCGTGGAACCCATTGGTGAGGGCGTTATCGAGGAACCGACGCGCGTCATCCGCGCGACCGTGCGCTGA
- a CDS encoding DNA-binding protein gives MTSATESTATVAQLEEEGDIAADYLEALLDIADIDGDLALDVRAGRAYVTVENDDEASLRLLSSPDTVQALQELVRIAVQAKTGRFSRLILDIGGSRDARQQQLEKLVDRAIERIEDGASQASLPAMSSYERKLVHDVVAERGFVSESYGEGADRHTVIRRG, from the coding sequence ATGACCAGCGCCACCGAGTCCACCGCCACCGTTGCGCAGCTCGAGGAGGAAGGCGACATCGCCGCTGACTACCTCGAGGCGCTGCTCGACATCGCCGACATCGACGGAGACCTTGCTCTCGACGTGCGGGCCGGTCGCGCGTACGTGACGGTGGAGAACGACGACGAAGCGTCGCTTCGGCTGCTCTCCTCCCCCGACACCGTGCAGGCGCTCCAGGAGCTCGTCCGCATCGCGGTGCAGGCGAAGACGGGCCGCTTCTCGCGCCTCATCCTCGACATCGGCGGCTCGCGCGACGCGCGGCAGCAGCAGCTCGAGAAGCTGGTCGACCGCGCCATCGAGCGTATCGAGGACGGTGCCTCGCAGGCATCACTGCCGGCGATGTCGAGCTACGAGCGAAAGCTCGTGCACGATGTCGTCGCCGAGCGTGGATTCGTTTCCGAGTCGTACGGCGAAGGTGCCGACCGCCACACGGTCATCCGCCGTGGCTGA
- the yidC gene encoding membrane protein insertase YidC, with amino-acid sequence MDLFAATPTPAVPTPTTAPPADGLDFFSAIMWPFKWIVETILVFWHWVFTTLGMEADAGLTWVLSIIGLVIVVRSALIPLFVRQIKSQRKMMEIAPELRKVQEKYRGKKDQLSREAMSRETMALYKKHGTTPVSSCLPLLVQMPILLGMFYTLSDVKRHAEWGVGGVGLLNADLTKQFYDAQLFGVAPLHTNMMEAIGLGQTATVVILVILVVLMIASQFFTQLQIISKNLSPEAKTGQAYQMQRIMLYVLPLAFIFSGVFFPLGVVLYWFTSNIWTMVQQFLVIRNLPTPGSEAAKAREERLARKGKALDAQGKIIPLEKYQAEQQRLYEEAQRAKEQAPKRQQPMGKQRAKKQSQQKKPDESPKPSKPESSKPGDPEDPSTPKNPA; translated from the coding sequence CTGGATCTCTTCGCCGCGACCCCGACGCCGGCCGTGCCGACCCCGACCACCGCTCCGCCGGCGGACGGTCTCGACTTCTTCAGCGCCATCATGTGGCCGTTCAAGTGGATCGTCGAGACGATCCTCGTGTTCTGGCACTGGGTGTTCACGACCCTGGGCATGGAAGCCGACGCCGGGCTCACGTGGGTGCTGTCGATCATCGGTCTCGTCATCGTGGTGCGCTCCGCGCTCATCCCGCTCTTCGTGCGACAGATCAAGAGTCAGCGCAAGATGATGGAAATTGCTCCTGAACTGCGAAAAGTTCAGGAGAAGTACCGCGGCAAGAAGGATCAGCTCTCTCGTGAGGCGATGAGCCGCGAGACCATGGCGCTGTACAAGAAGCACGGTACGACGCCCGTATCGAGCTGTCTGCCGCTGTTGGTCCAGATGCCGATCCTCCTCGGCATGTTCTACACGCTGAGTGACGTCAAGCGGCACGCCGAGTGGGGCGTCGGCGGTGTCGGCCTGTTGAACGCCGACCTGACGAAGCAGTTCTACGACGCGCAGCTCTTCGGGGTGGCGCCGCTTCACACCAACATGATGGAGGCCATCGGCCTCGGTCAGACGGCGACCGTTGTGATCCTCGTGATCCTCGTCGTGCTGATGATCGCGTCGCAGTTCTTCACGCAGCTTCAGATCATCTCGAAGAACCTCTCCCCCGAGGCCAAGACCGGCCAGGCGTACCAGATGCAGCGCATCATGCTCTACGTCCTCCCGCTTGCCTTCATCTTCTCCGGCGTCTTCTTCCCCCTCGGTGTCGTCCTGTACTGGTTCACGAGCAACATCTGGACGATGGTGCAGCAGTTCCTCGTGATCCGTAACCTCCCGACGCCCGGATCCGAGGCCGCCAAGGCCCGCGAGGAGCGCCTCGCCCGCAAGGGCAAAGCCCTCGATGCGCAGGGCAAGATCATCCCGCTCGAGAAGTACCAGGCCGAGCAGCAGCGCCTCTATGAAGAGGCTCAGCGTGCCAAGGAGCAAGCTCCGAAGCGTCAGCAGCCCATGGGTAAGCAGCGCGCGAAGAAGCAGTCGCAGCAGAAGAAGCCCGACGAGTCGCCGAAGCCTTCGAAGCCCGAGTCGTCGAAGCCCGGCGATCCCGAAGACCCGTCCACGCCGAAGAACCCGGCCTGA
- the yidD gene encoding membrane protein insertion efficiency factor YidD, which produces MPSYALGEGRLTASDPLGFVTLLPRNIVLAALHAYRATISHTYGDVCKYYPSCSAYAVGAVQQHGALKGAALTAARLARCHPWAQGGIDDVPAHAHFRHRLTPHGFVVHPRKD; this is translated from the coding sequence CTGCCGTCCTATGCGCTGGGCGAGGGCCGGCTGACGGCATCCGATCCGCTCGGATTCGTGACGCTGTTGCCCCGGAACATCGTGCTCGCCGCGCTGCACGCCTACCGCGCGACGATCTCGCACACGTACGGCGACGTCTGCAAGTACTACCCCTCGTGCTCTGCGTACGCGGTCGGTGCGGTCCAGCAACACGGCGCTCTCAAGGGCGCCGCGCTCACCGCCGCGCGACTCGCCCGCTGCCACCCCTGGGCTCAGGGCGGGATCGACGACGTTCCCGCGCATGCGCACTTCCGACACCGCCTCACTCCGCACGGCTTCGTCGTGCACCCGAGAAAGGACTGA
- the rnpA gene encoding ribonuclease P protein component: MLARGNRITRGAEYKAVVRGGARCAGALTVTYVVSSGEDRPARFGFIVSKQVGSAVTRNTVRRRLKAVCAEALPSVRDGADIVIRALPGSATATFPSLRDEVVRCLSRKALA, from the coding sequence GTGCTGGCGCGCGGGAACCGCATCACCCGCGGAGCGGAGTACAAGGCCGTCGTCCGCGGGGGTGCCCGGTGCGCCGGTGCGCTGACGGTGACCTACGTCGTGAGTTCCGGTGAGGACCGCCCGGCGCGATTCGGCTTCATCGTCAGCAAGCAGGTCGGCTCGGCCGTGACCCGCAATACCGTTCGTCGTCGACTCAAGGCGGTCTGCGCTGAGGCGCTTCCGTCGGTTCGTGACGGCGCAGACATCGTCATCCGTGCCCTCCCGGGCTCGGCGACCGCGACCTTTCCGTCCCTGAGGGACGAAGTGGTGCGGTGCCTGAGCAGGAAGGCACTCGCGTGA
- the rpmH gene encoding 50S ribosomal protein L34: MTKRTFQPNNRRRAKKHGFRARMRTRAGRGILSARRAKGRTELSA; this comes from the coding sequence ATGACCAAGCGCACGTTCCAGCCCAACAACCGCCGCCGCGCCAAGAAGCACGGTTTCCGCGCCCGCATGCGCACGCGTGCCGGCCGTGGCATCCTCTCCGCTCGCCGCGCCAAGGGGCGCACCGAGCTCTCGGCCTGA
- the dnaA gene encoding chromosomal replication initiator protein DnaA produces the protein MTHQEAPDVPVWSAVLDVLRVDERVTPQLQGFLNLAVAQGVMGGTLYLDVPNDLTAAQLNKRLRTPIMEALAHVDAEPGASTFRVVVNPEIADSHLTAPVPVQAATAPASPVGRPPIEDYSEPISLPSRNDTRLNPKYTFDNFVIGQSNRFAHAAAVAVAEAPAKAYNPLFIYGDSGLGKTHLLHAIGDYALSLYTGIRVRYVSSEEFTNDFINSIANNRGSAFQARYRDVDILLIDDIQFLQGRAETQEAFFHTFNTLHDHDKQVVITSDVPPRHLTGFEDRMRSRFEWGLITDVQAPDLETRIAILRKKAQSERLLVPDEVLEYIATKVSSNIRELEGALIRVSAFANLNRSTLDISLAQTVLRDIVDQDDANVIQPTDIITATAQYFRLSVDDLYGSSRSQSVATARQIAMYLCRERTNLSLPKIGQLFGNRDHTTVMYAYKKISELMKERRSIYNQVSEITTQLGRVGR, from the coding sequence ATGACACACCAAGAAGCTCCCGACGTCCCCGTCTGGTCGGCTGTCCTCGACGTCCTCCGCGTCGACGAGCGGGTCACACCGCAGCTCCAGGGCTTCCTCAATCTCGCAGTCGCGCAGGGCGTCATGGGCGGCACCCTGTATCTCGATGTGCCCAACGACCTCACCGCGGCACAGCTCAACAAGCGTCTGCGCACTCCCATCATGGAAGCGCTGGCCCACGTCGATGCGGAACCGGGAGCGTCCACCTTCCGCGTCGTCGTCAATCCGGAGATCGCCGACTCGCACCTCACCGCGCCCGTGCCGGTACAGGCCGCGACCGCACCGGCATCCCCGGTCGGCCGGCCGCCCATCGAGGACTACAGCGAGCCCATCTCTCTTCCTTCTCGCAACGACACGCGCCTCAACCCGAAGTACACCTTCGACAACTTCGTCATCGGGCAGTCCAACCGCTTCGCCCACGCCGCTGCAGTCGCCGTCGCCGAAGCCCCCGCGAAGGCCTACAACCCGCTCTTCATCTACGGCGACTCCGGTCTGGGCAAGACCCACCTCCTCCACGCGATCGGCGACTACGCCCTGAGCCTCTACACGGGCATCCGTGTGCGGTATGTGTCGAGCGAGGAGTTCACCAACGACTTCATCAACTCGATCGCCAACAACCGCGGCTCCGCCTTCCAGGCCAGGTACCGCGACGTCGACATCCTCTTGATCGACGACATCCAGTTCCTGCAGGGACGCGCCGAGACCCAGGAAGCCTTCTTCCACACGTTCAACACGCTGCACGATCACGACAAGCAGGTCGTCATCACGAGCGACGTGCCGCCTCGCCACCTCACCGGTTTCGAAGATCGCATGCGCAGCCGGTTCGAGTGGGGCCTCATCACCGACGTGCAGGCGCCCGACCTCGAGACACGTATCGCGATCCTCCGCAAGAAGGCGCAGTCGGAGCGACTGCTCGTTCCCGACGAGGTGCTCGAGTACATCGCCACGAAGGTCTCCTCGAACATCCGCGAACTCGAGGGCGCTCTCATCCGAGTGTCGGCGTTCGCCAACCTCAACCGCTCGACGCTCGACATCTCGCTGGCCCAGACGGTCCTGCGCGACATCGTCGACCAGGACGACGCCAACGTCATCCAGCCGACCGACATCATCACCGCCACCGCGCAGTACTTCCGCCTCTCCGTCGACGACCTCTACGGCTCCAGCCGTTCGCAGTCGGTGGCAACAGCACGGCAGATCGCCATGTATCTGTGTCGCGAGCGCACGAACCTGTCGCTGCCGAAGATCGGCCAGCTGTTCGGCAATCGCGATCACACCACCGTGATGTACGCGTACAAGAAGATCAGCGAGCTCATGAAGGAACGTCGCTCGATCTACAACCAGGTCTCCGAGATCACGACGCAGCTCGGTCGCGTCGGCCGGTGA